A DNA window from Loxodonta africana isolate mLoxAfr1 chromosome 7, mLoxAfr1.hap2, whole genome shotgun sequence contains the following coding sequences:
- the PKP3 gene encoding plakophilin-3: protein MQDGNFLLSALQPEAGVCSLALPSDMQLDRRGAEGPEAERLRAARVQEQVRARLLQLGQQPRHNGAAEPERTTEATRGVSRGQYHTLQTGFSSRSQGLSADKTLTSRPVAKPIYSPASWSSRSAVDLSSSQRLSSAHNGGSAFGAVGYRAMPPAAPMPTRPVSFHERSMLGGRADYDTLSLRSLRLGSGGLDDRYSVVSEQLDPAATSAYRAFAYERQASSSSSRAGALDWPEAAEGPPSRTIRAPAMRTLQRFQSGHRSRGGTGGTPGAMLEPMARAPSVRSLSLSLADSGHLPDVRRLDSYGGHRTLQRLSSGFDDIDLHSAVKYLMASDPNLQVLGAAYIQHRCYSDAAAKKQARSLQAVPRLVKLFNHANQEVQRHATGAMRNLIYDNADNKLALVEENGIFELLRTLREQDDELRKNVTGILWNLSSSDHLKDRLARDTLEQLTDLVLSPLSGAGGPPLIQQNASEAEIFYNATGFLRNLSSASQATRQKMRECHGLVDALVTYINHALDVGKCEDKSVENAVCVLRNLSYRLYDEMPPSALQRLEGRGRRDAAGVPPGEVVGCFTPQSRRLRELPLTADALTFAEVSKDPKGLEWLWSPQIVGLYNRLLQRCELNRHTTEAAAGALQNITAGDRRWAGVLSRLALEQERILNPLLDRVRTADHHQLRSLTGLIRNLSRNARNKDEMSTKVVSHLIEKLPGSVGEKCPPADVLVNIIAVLNNLVVASPIAARDLIYFDGLRKLVFIKKKLDGPDSEKSARAASSLLANLWQYSKLHRDFRAKGYRKEDFLGP, encoded by the exons ATGCAGGACGGTAACTTCCTGCTGTCGGCCCTGCAGCCTGAGGCCGGCGTGTGCTCCCTGGCCCTGCCCTCGGACATGCAGCTGGACCGCCGCGGCGCTGAGGGGCCGGAGGCCGAGCGGCTTCGGGCGGCCCGCGTCCAGGAGCAGGTCCGCGCCCGCCTCCTGCAGCTAGGCCAGCAGCCGAGGCACAATGGGGCAGCTGAGCCTGAGAGGACCACTGAGGCCACGAGAG GCGTGTCCAGGGGTCAGTACCACACCCTGCAGACTGGCTTCAGCTCCCGCTCCCAGGGCCTGAGTGCAGATAAGACTTTG ACCTCCCGACCGGTCGCCAAGCCCATCTACAGTCCTGCATCCTGGTCTTCCCGCTCGGCTGTGGACCTAAGCTCCAGCCAGAGGCTTAGCTCTGCCCACAATGGGGGCAGCGCCTTTGGGGCTGTGGGGTACAGGGCAATGCCACCCGCAGCACCCATGCCCACCCGGCCTGTGTCCTTCCATGAGCGCAGCATGCTGGGTGGCCGGGCTGACTATGACACGCTGTCCCTGCGCTCCCTTCGGCTGGGGTCTGGAGGCCTGGATGACCGATACAGTGTGGTATCAGAGCAGCTGGACCCCGCAGCCACCTCCGCCTACAGGGCCTTCGCCTACGAGCGCCAGGCCAGCTCCAGTTCAAGCCGGGCAGGGGCACTGGACTGGCCGGAGGCTGCCGAGGGCCCCCCAAGCCGGACCATCCGTGCCCCTGCCATGAGGACCCTGCAGCGGTTCCAGAGTGGCCACCGCAGCCGCGGGGGAACTGGGGGGACACCAGGGGCCATGCTGGAGCCCATGGCCCGGGCACCCTCTGTGCGCAGCCTCAGCCTCAGCCTGGCTGATTCCGGCCACCTGCCAGACGTGCGCAGGCTGGACAGCTATGGGGGCCACCGCACCCTGCAGAGGCTCAGCAGCGG CTTTGACGACATTGATCTGCACTCAGCTGTCAAGTACCTCATGGCTTCAGACCCCAACCTGCAGGTGCTGGGAGCTGCCTACATCCAGCACAGGTGCTACAGCGATGCAGCTGCCAAGAAGCAG GCCCGCAGCCTTCAGGCTGTGCCTAGGCTGGTGAAGCTCTTCAACCATGCCAACCAGGAGGTGCAGCGCCACGCCACGGGTGCCATGCGCAACCTCATCTACGACAACGCCGATAACAAGCTTGCGCTGGTGGAGGAGAATGGCATCTTTGAGCTGCTGCGGACTCTGCGCGAGCAGGATGATGAGCTTCGCAAGAACGTCACAG GAATCCTTTGGAACCTCTCATCTAGCGACCATCTGAAAGACCGCCTGGCTCGCGACACGCTGGAGCAGCTCACTGACCTGGTGCTGAGCCCTCTCTCGGGAGCTGGGGGGCCACCCCTCATCCAGCAGAATGCTTCCGAGGCTGAGATCTTCTATAACGCCACCGGCTTCCTAAG GAATCTCAGCTCAGCCTCCCAGGCTACTCGCCAGAAGATGCGGGAGTGCCACGGGCTGGTGGACGCCTTGGTCACCTACATCAACCACGCCCTGGACGTGGGCAAGTGCGAAGACAAG AGTGTGGAGAACGCTGTGTGTGTGCTGAGGAACCTGTCCTACCGCCTGTATGACGAGATGCCGCCATCTGCGCTGCAGCGGCTTGAGGGCCGGGGCCGCAGGGATGCTGCAGGGGTACCACCCGGCGAGGTGGTGGGCTGCTTCACACCGCAGAGCCGGCGGCTGCGTGAG CTGCCCCTCACAGCGGATGCGCTCACCTTTGCGGAGGTGTCTAAGGACCCCAAGGGCCTGGAGTGGCTGTGGAGTCCCCAGATCGTGGGGCTGTACAACCGGCTACTGCAGCGCTGTGAGCTGAACCGGCACACGACTGAGGCTGCGGCTGGGGCACTGCAGAACATCACCGCGGGCGACCGAAGG TGGGCTGGCGTGCTGAGCCGCCTGGCCCTGGAGCAGGAGCGCATCCTGAACCCCCTGCTGGACCGCGTCCGGACTGCTGACCACCACCAGCTGCGCTCACTGACCGGACTCATCCGAAACTTGTCCCGAAATGCCAGGAACAAGGATGAGATGT CCACCAAGGTAGTGAGCCACCTGATTGAGAAGCTCCCAGGCAGCGTGGGGGAGAAGTGCCCCCCAGCCGACGTGCTGGTCAACATCATAGCCGTGCTCAACAACCTGGTGGTGGCCAGTCCCATCGCTGCCCGAGACTTAATCTACTTCGACGGGCTACGCAAGCTGGTCTTCATCAAGAAGAAGCTGGACGG CCCCGACAGTGAGAAGTCCGCGCGGGCGGCCTCCAGCCTCCTGGCCAACCTGTGGCAGTACAGCAAGCTCCACCGCGACTTCCGGGCG AAGGGCTATCGGAAAGAGGACTTCCTGGGTCCGTAG
- the SIGIRR gene encoding single Ig IL-1-related receptor, whose protein sequence is MAGVCDGNPDFISPAGDQVLRPALGSVVTLNCTAWVVSGLHCPLPSVQWLKDGLPLGNGSNYSFQEGFWVGANLSKVLVSRVLGVNLTTAEDYGVFTCSVHNISSSSFMLWRAGPPGHVAAVLASLLVLLALLLAALLYVRCRLSVLLWYQDAYGEVEVNDGKLYDAYVSYSDCPEDRKFVNFILKPQLERRRGYKLFLDDRDLLPRAEPSADLLVNLSRCRRLIVVLSDAFLGRAWCSHSFREGLCRLLELTRRPIFITFEGQRRDPAHPALRLLRQHRHLVTLLLWKPGSVTPSSDFWKELRLALPRKVRYRAMEGDPQTQLQDDKDPMLIVQGSVPEARTLDPELDPDPEGDLGVRGPIFGEPSAPPRVSVVTLGEGLGNDMDVSDLGSRNYSARTDFYCLVSEDDV, encoded by the exons ATGGCAG GTGTCTGTGACGGGAACCCTGACTTCATCTCCCCGGCTGGAGACCAGGTCCTGAGGCCTGCTCTGGGCAGTGTAGTCACTCTGAACTGCACGGCCTGGGTGGTCTCTGGGCTCCACTGTCCTCTGCCCTCAGTGCAGTGGCTGAAAGATGGGCTGCCACTGGGCAACGGAAGCAACTACAGCTTCCAGGAGGGCTTCTG GGTCGGGGCCAACTTGTCAAAGGTGCTTGTGTCCAGAGTCCTGGGAGTCAACCTGACCACTGCGGAGGACTATGGAGTCTTCACCTGCTCGGTCCACAACATCAGCTCCTCCTCCTTCATGCTCTGGAGAGCAG GTCCGCCCGGCCATGTGGCCGCAGTGCTAGCCTCGCTCCTCGTCCTGCTGGCGCTGCTCCTGGCCGCACTGCTCTACGTCAGGTGCCGTCTCAGCGTGCTGCTCTGGTACCAGGACGCCTACGGCGAGGTGGAGGTGAACG ACGGGAAGCTCTACGACGCCTACGTCTCCTACAGCGACTGCCCCGAGGACCGCAAGTTCGTCAACTTCATCCTGAAGCCGCAGCTCGAGCGGCGTCGGGGCTACAAGCTCTTCCTGGACGACCGTGACCTCCTGCCCCGCGCGG AGCCCTCGGCCGACCTCCTGGTGAACCTGAGCCGCTGCCGGCGCCTCATCGTGGTCCTGTCGGACGCCTTCCTGGGCCGGGCCTGGTGCAGCCACAGCTTCCG GGAGGGCCTGTGCCGGCTGCTGGAACTCACGCGCAGACCCATCTTCATCACTTTCGAGGGCCAGAGGCGCGACCCCGCGCACCCAGCACTTCGCCTGCTGCGCCAGCACCGCCACCTGGTGACCTTGCTGCTCTGGAAGCCCGGCTCGGTG ACACCTTCTTCTGATTTTTGGAAAGAGCTGCGGCTGGCGCTGCCACGGAAGGTGCGGTACAGGGCAATGGAGGGGGACCCTCAGACCCAGCTGCAGGACGACAAGGACCCCATGCTGATAGTCCAAGGCAGCGTCCCGGAGGCTCGGACCCTGGATCCTGAGCTGGACCCGGATCCTGAGGGAGACCTGG GTGTCCGAGGGCCTATCTTTGGGGAGCCCTCAGCTCCACCGCGTGTAAGTGTGGTCACGCTGGGCGAGGGCCTGGGCAACGACATGGACGTCTCGGACCTTGGCTCCCGGAACTACAGCGCCCGCACTGACTTCTACTGCCTGGTGTCGGAGGATGACGTGTAG